A genomic window from Nicotiana sylvestris chromosome 11, ASM39365v2, whole genome shotgun sequence includes:
- the LOC138881756 gene encoding uncharacterized protein: protein MAMTCNETMQQKDTDSEEYDIPEEIVKEPAYCAHVEEEVDGKPWFHDIKEYLVKGEYPKLANAIQKCMLRRLSNNFFHSRGILYRRTPDLGLLRCVDAKEVSKLLEEIHDGTYRTHMNGFVLAKKILRAGYFWITMEMDCIQYVRKFHRCQIHADMIKVTPNKLNATSLPWSFAA from the exons atggctatgacatgcaacgagacaatgcaacaaaagGATACAGATTCAGAGGAatatgacataccagaagagattgttaaagag ccagcttactgtgctcatgtcgaagaagaagtggatggaaaaccttggtttcatgatatcaaggaatatttggtgAAAGGAGAATATCCAAAGCTTGCAAACGCTATTCAAAAATGCatgcttcggaggttatccaacaatttctttcacagcagaggaatcctgtacaggaggactcctgatttgggattactaaggtgtgtcgacgcaaaggaagtatctaaattactagaagaaatccatgatGGGACCTACAGgacacatatgaatggctttgtcttagccaagaagatactccgagctggttatttttggataactatggaaatggactgcatccagtatgtccggaagttccaccgctgtcagatacatgcagatatgataaaggtgacTCCAAacaagcttaatgcaacaagcttaccatggtcgttcgccgcttga